From Quercus lobata isolate SW786 chromosome 1, ValleyOak3.0 Primary Assembly, whole genome shotgun sequence, one genomic window encodes:
- the LOC115954636 gene encoding uncharacterized protein LOC115954636 produces MKLNPNKCAFGVTAGKFLGFMVSQRGIEVNPEKVRAIMELEPPRTVKEVQSLNGKIAALNSSRTAIKGQAVADFIAEFTHGEGQLIEEKEQWNIYTDGSSNRRAGGAGVVIQTPQGDKIQCMIRLDFPTTNNEAEYEALVAGLDLAKAAGVENIIVHCDSQVVTSQINGDYECKNDRMKRYLEEVKYRISNLEVEFIQILREENEWADHLAKAASAEFMLVPEQVLSFVQISSLIDDGTNIQVVNSEYNWTTPLISYLKARVLPDEKGAARKLKVQASRFVLIKDVLYKRGFS; encoded by the exons atgaagctgaatccaaacAAATGCGCATTCGGAGTAACGGCGGGAAAATTCTTGGGTTTCATGGTAtcccaaagaggaatagagGTCAACCCGGAGAAGGTGCGGGCCATAATGGAGTTAGAACCACCAAGGACGGTTAAGGAGGTCCAAAGTCTAAATGGAAAGATCGCAGCtctaaacag CTCGCGGACGGCCATAAAAGGGCAGGCAGTAGCTGACTTCATCGCTGAGTTCACACACGGGGAAGGCCAATTGATAGAAGAGAAAGAACAGTGGAATATCTATACAGACGGATCCTCAAACAGACGAGCCGGAGGTGCCGGAGTAGTGATCCAAACTCCGCAGGGGGACAAGATACAATGTATGATCCGACTGGATTTCCCAACAACCAACAACGAGGCAGAGTATGAAGCCTTGGTCGCAGGGCTAGACCTTGCAAAGGCCGCGGGAGTAGAAAACATAATTGTCCACTGCGATTCACAAGTGGTGACGAGCCAGATCAATGGCGACTACGAGTGCAAGAACGATAGAATGAAGAGGTATTTAGAAGAAGTGAAATACCGAATCAGCAACCTCGAAGTCGAATTCATTCAGATCCTAAGAGAAGAGAACGAATGGGCTGACCACCTAGCAAAAGCTGCGTCAGCCGAATTCATGCTGGTACCCGAACAGGTATTATCATTCGTCCAAATCTCCTCACTTATCGATGATGGAACAAATATACAGGTGGTAAACTCTGAATATAACTGGACCACGCCATTGATCTCCTACCTAAAGGCTAGGGTGTTACCAGACGAGAAGGGCGCCGCAAGAAAGCTGAAAGTCCAGGCATCACGGTTCGTGCTGATAAAGGACGTATTATATAAAAGGGGTTTCTCTTGA